Within Trachemys scripta elegans isolate TJP31775 chromosome 12, CAS_Tse_1.0, whole genome shotgun sequence, the genomic segment CCATCCTTCCACCCAGCTGTTAAAGGGCAAATTAAAATCTTTTTAGTTTGTATCctctctgggggcagggccggtgtAAAACATGAAGCAGAATGAGGCCCTAGTTCTGGCTGCAACTTTGGTTACCTACCAcaagaataaagaaaaacaacaacagcaattAATTCCAAATGAATCTTTATTCAGGATGTGAATTTAATTCAGTTTTTGAGGAAAGGGTTCTGGGAAATGGTTTATGATATTTATCCTGCTCTATTAATAACTGGATGAATCCAGGTATCagttacattgtgtgtgtgtgtgtgtgtatatatatatatatatatatatatataaattgggCATCAAGATCCTTGCCACAGCTTGGAAACCATCACCAGAATGCaaattatgagccagatcctcagttgttgTAATTCGGCATCATTATGTTTATTTCAGCATAGtgacgctgatttacaccagtaggaGATCTGGGTCATCAATTGAAATGGAGCTATGCTGGGAATGTAGCACCTCATTGCTGTCCAAAAAGCATGTTTTGGGGAGTATACATCATACTGTTCATGCAAACAGAAGCAGCAGAATCCTTGCTTTAGGTGCTGAACTCAACCATAAGGACTTGACCACACCGGGACATACTATGGGATTGTCAGAAGTGCCTAGATGTCTAACTGCCTTTGAAATTAATAGACATTAGACTCCATGGTTGTTTGGAAAACCCCCACTAGGTGCCTTATCTCCATCcttaggcacttaaatatgtttaaaaatctgacccataATCATCCCTTGGAGCATGTCCTAGTGGACAGCAAACCCCAGGTTACTGTGGTCCATGGAGGGCACCAGCTAGGATACAGCTTTGATGGCAAATTCAGCACGTAGAGAGATAGGTACGGGGCAGATCTCGATCAATAACTCATGCACAAGGAGGCCATGTTGTGGACGCCGTTGGGAGTACAACATGGGATTTCCTTGGCTGCTAAATCTGGTGGGGCCTGGACCGGATCTGCAGCTGGTACAAACTTGCACATCTCCACTGATTTCGATGGAGTTATGCTAGTTTGCACCATCTGAATGTGACccaatgtttttcattttaaaaccttCCTTTTTTTCTCTACTTCCTTAGAAAATCCATCAGTCTAGTGGCCATTGTCCTCAGGGCGTCATTCACATCCTTGTTCCTCAAGGAGTAGACCAGGGGGTTGAGCAATGGGGTGACCAGGCTGTAGAGAAGGGAGAATGTTTTGTTTAGGTTGACAGCAGAATTGGCTGTCGGCACCACATAGACAATGGCCAGTGCCCCGTAGAAAGTGCTGACCACAGTAAGGTGAGAGGTACAGGTGGAGAAGGCCTTCCACCTCCCAGTGCTGGAAGGGTTTTTTACTACAGCTGTTATGATAAATGCGTAGGATATGAGGGTtagcaggaaggggatcagggtgGCCGTAGCGGAGAGCAAGAATGCTGCTAAGGTTATCAGGTGGGTGTCACTGCACGACAGCTTGACCAGGGGCATGAAGTCACAGAAGAAATGGTCGATTTCATTAGGGCCACAGAAATGTAGTCTGTAAATCCAGGCCATTATCACCGGGTTGAAGAGGAAGCCACCCAGCCAAGAGCAGGAAGCCAGCTCGACGCACACCCTTGCGTTCATGAGGGCCATATAACGCAGCGGATTGCATATCGCCAAGTAGCGATCATAGGCCATCACTGTTAGCAGGAAGCTTTCGGTGGCTGCCTGGGAGCCGAAGATATAAAGCTGTGTGACACAGCCACTGAAGGAGATCGCCACGCCCTTCTCAGCCAGGAAACCTTGCAGCATTTTGGGGACAATGTTGGATGTGTACCAGATATCCAAGAAGGACAAGTTCCCCAGTaagaaatacatgggggtgtgaaggccCTGATCAGCCAGAATGGTGACAATGATCAGGGTGTTCCCAGCCACGGTGGTGAGGTACATTAGCAGAACCAGCACAAAGGGACCGATCTGGAATGGGTAGAAGATCCTGAACCCGCGGAGGATGAATTCTGTAACGTTGCTTTGGTTTCCCCTCTCAACATTTGCCATGTGCGCAGTGTCTAGAGAAAGCACAGCGCACCAATAAAGCACAGACAGACAATAAACCAGAATGATTCGGGGACTAGACCCAGCTTTTAAAGCTCGATAAATATATTTTATCCCTACGGTTGAAAACACCCTTTGCTGAAAGATGGTTGACCGCTCCcaaagaagagaaagaatggGAAGGTCTTACTGCCTGCATTAGATTACTCCTGGAGCTATTCAAGGAAAGATGGGCCAAATTGAATGAACTGATAGGACCAACCGCTCATGGAACTCTCACAGAAACAATGGATGAGATTCAAAATCTGCCATGGGGATTTGGATGCCAAATTTCCATTAATTGTAATGGGAACTGAGCATCCAAGTCTATCGGGGGCTTTGAATATTCCTCCTATGTGTTTACCTATGGTTGGCATATGGGGGTTTGGCATGCAACTCCAATTACTCTACAAAAATCCCAGCTGTTACTCATTGAGTATTAAGATCTACACTGTCTCAGTTCTGCTGGTTCCCCAGACCTTTTCGTTAGTTGCCACCCACTCTTTTAATATTTATCTAAGAATAGAATTTGAACAGTCAACATTGCTCCTTgtcttaaataaaaaaagtggggggtcagatttccaaaggcacctaaagatgcagatagttgCCTAGTGGGATTGTCAACAGTGCATAAGCAGtttcagtgcctaactcccattggaatcaatgagagttaggtgcctaggcactttagaaaatctcAATCAGCACCTATCTGACTCGTTAGGagcctaaaaacattaaaaaatctgCCCCAGTAACTAAATTAGCTCAGCTCTGAAAATTGATGatcccttgatgattacctgttctgttcattccctctggggcacctggcattgcccactgttggaagacaggatactgggctagatggatcattatgactgacccaatatggccattcttatgttctaaagcagcggttctcaaactttagcaacccgaggaaccccattttgatttaaaaatttttggggaccccctaccccgccccttgtctgagccctcacccccactcgctccatccccctccctttgttgctcactttcccccaccctcattcaccttcatcaggctggggcaagggcttGGGGTgtaggggatgagggctccgactgggagtatgggttctgggctggggccagggatgaggggtctggggtgcaggagggggcttcgggcttgggcagggggttggtgtgttgtgggggtgagggctctggctggggatgcgggctctgggctggggccaggaatgaggtgttcgcggtgcaggagggggctctgggctgggaggttgggggggtgcagattctgggagggattttgggtgcaggaaggagctcttggctggggcagggggttgaggtgcgggggtgGTGAGGAGTGCGGGGTCCTGGTGGTGCTTATCAcagctcctggaaggggccactACGACCCTGCAACTCCTAGGCACAGGAGCGGCCAATGAGACTCTGTCTGCTGCCCTCActcctgcaggcactgcccccaaagctcccattggtcacagttcctggtgtggaccccaatttgagaaacgctttTCTAAAGGAACTGTTTTAAAGTGACCCCTTTTCACAGCAGAAATGAAGTGAGGAGGACGAGGCTCTGTTTGTTCCATGCTGACGAGATCTCACTAAATTGAAATTGTGATTCCTTTCAGCATTTCAGAGCTGTATGTAAAACAGCCTGTGGGAGCCAGACCACCCGAGTCAGGGACAGAGCTTTAAAGTCAGGAATGATGAACGTATCGGCCAAGGGAAATAGGTGACACAGAGTGATTCTGAAGGGATTTCCTGTTGAGGTGTTAAGAACTGGATGTGGGGGATGCTGAGAGAGAACATTTAATGAAAATCTTTAATCTGATCCCTACTTTTCCATGTGCCTTAGTCCTGCCTagtgtgcaggggactggactagacctctcgaggtcccttccaatcctacatgtCTATGATGGTATGAAAGCTTTGGGAAGAGGGgtaaagactgagaggggacatgataacaattttcaagtacataaaagtttgttacaaggaggagggagacaaattgttctctttaacctctgaggataggccaagaagcaagaaggttggacactaggaaaaacttcctaactgtcagggtagttaaacactagaataaattgcctagggaggttgtggaatctccgtcattggaggtttttaagagcaggttagacaagcacctgtcagggatggtcctgataatacttaatcctgccatgagtgcaggggactggactagatgacctctcaaggtcccttcctgtcctacgattctatgattctacatccAAGAGCTACTCCAAATTCCATGGCTAAGGTTGGCGGACTGCATCACAGATTTGTGCCAGGATCCCATGATCTTCTGGCTTTGTACCACAGCTCCATTATGCTGTAACTGGATCCACACACATTCACCCCAGCTCAGGATCTTGTCCTATATTTAATACTGATTTTTTACCATTATTTTTTGTCTTGATAACTTATTTCGATTGGTACAAAAATGAACAGTCCTGGGCACTGCTAGACAAATCTGTGCAATGGAGGAGGTTAGATTAGACAATCCTCATCGTCCCAGCTGTCCTTAAAATCGATGAATTTATGACAATCAGAAGAGCAAATTATTTTAGCTCTTCCTGCCCCTTTCATTGCTGCAGATCCTCTTAGTTTGTGATACggttctttaaaatgaaatacagaaaTAAGCTAGTGGGGAAGTTGGAGAAATGAAGTCATGGGCTTCAACAGAAGCAGAAGGGATTGAGGAGcccaaatcaatgggatttggatgcctagctctcttcatttccttttaaaCCCCCTTCCTAAAACACTCCCGTCAAACATACCTCTATCAACACTTTCCTCTGCTGTGGAGCAGTGTCCAACTCTGGTGAAGGGATGATGTAGATTCTAAACAGGAGAAACAATAAAGAGGTGGACCAGAGAAGATTGCAGTTGACATCTGTGTTGAACTCAGCTGTCTAGAGAGAAGGTGAAATGTTCAAAAAGCAactaatggccagattttcaaaggtctttAGGTCTCTACAGATGCAGATAGGAACCTTGGAAAATACAGCCATTATCAATTATTTTCTGCACTCTTGTTGTGCAAGAATTAATGATGAGACAAGGTGTAAGGCAGAGAGAATCAGGGCCCTTATAGCTAGTCAATAGATCAAATGGAAATTACTGTCAAACTGCAAGGAGGTGCTCACAGGACTGaaggaatttgttttatttaatgttaCCCCAAAATTGACAGATTTCTGTCCATCCTCCAGCAGCAACTTGAATTAACAAGTACAGGAGATGGGCATTCTTATTCTATGTCATTAACCAATATTTGGACTctatcctgttcccactgatgtCCGttacaaaactcctgttgacttcaacatGAGCAGGACTGGACTGTTTTTTCTCTAGAAAATATAGGTTAAGAGAAAGTGTTCTGGACCAGATTTTGATCTCAAGCTAATGTAGCTGCACAGATATTGAAGGGTGTggtatgatagatagatagatagatagatagatagatagatagatagatagatagatagggtgtatccttagctggtataaatcagtgtagttcttGTGAAGTCACTGGAATTATGCAGACCTACACTAGATGAGGATCAAGCCACAGAAGTCCTTTGAAGTCCATTGTTGTTATAATAATTTCTATAACAGTTGGAATATACTAATATATAATAATTTATacactttcttcttcttttaagaaGAGTATTCCCCACTATGTGttaggcactttccaaacacatAAGAAGGACAATCCTTGCTACGAGAAACTCACAATTTGAGGACAGACAAGTAGACAGAAGTCAGGCGAACGGGAATAACCAGAGGCTACATATATACGATTTAAAGTCCTGTATGTAGGTATACCAACAAGATTCAGCATACACAGAGTGGCAGGACTGGGTGTTTAAGAGGGATTCACATGTGGCGAGGGTTGGAAGAGTTCAGAGAGGCTGGACTATTAAGAGGTGGCTGCATGGGAGACGGCACAGAGGTGAATGGGTGAGGATCTGACAAGAGAGTGGGTGAGTGCATTAGTGGAGGGGGCGGGAGGTTTGACAAAGAGCTGATCATGAAGGAGGGACAAAGCTATGTAGAGCAATGAAGGCAGTGACAGGAAGATTCAATATGATACAATATTGGTTGGAAAGCCAACAGAAGGATTCCAAGCGGAATTACATGATCAAAGTGATGGGCAAGAAAGAGGAGTTTAGGGGCTGCCTTTTGTATGGAATGATGGGGTCACAGTGTGTGACTGGGGGTCAGAGTCAAAGGTGTTGCAGTGACCAAGGATGAGATGACAGTAACATAAAACCGGTGAAATTAAGATCAGAATTAGAGTCTATTATAATTAAGGAAATAATCTACAGACTCATATTTTGCATTGGTTCCTCAGTTAGACAATTTTAGGTCAGATTCTACAAAGAGGCCAATGGAGTTAATCCACCTTGACATTGGTCTACAATTGGGCAACCAAAAAGCAAGGAAACCAACATTATAGGCCACTTTGGAAAATGGCAAAATTTTGGAACAGTCAATTTTGCAGTAATTTCCTTCTTGCCTCTCCCACATGGTGAGATATAATATAAATAGCACTTACCAGGCAGATTTCAGGGTCTTGGCATCACCGTGTCTCATTTTGttcaaaaatagaaaaacaaaaaaagaaaccaatTCAGGTATGAATACCAGTAGCCAGACTTTTAATGAGATCTAATTTCATTGAACAAATGGATCTGATTGAAATCAGTGCTAATTCCAGCTACTAGAACCAGCCCTGTTGGAGGCTATTGTTACCAAACCTACTGTCTGTGGGAGAGATAGAAGTCTAACACTCTGGTGTGCAAATGTATTCTGTTTCAACAATGTGTGAGGTTTGCAGGGTATGCTCTTTATATCTGAAATCATGGCATTTGAGGACAGAGTGCCTAAAATTGCTCAGAGCTCTGGATCTCAGATGGGCTCATTAAACGATCTTTATGTTTCATGGGAGCTGGAGAGaattgttcctagatgtattgACGTCAAATGTTTTTTAGGAGCTCACATGTTCTCTCTGTCTGTTTTCCAAGCCTTCTGCACGCATAGAGATAGCACTAGGTTTAATTtgaattgttgtttttaaacagaggccTTTTCGACACACAAATGTGCACCATTTCCATTAAACCAGTTATCTGACTGGTGCAAATTccagtgtggacacacttattgcAGGCTGAGAGTGGCTCATTCATAAATTAATAGCTTTTAAGGGGAGAAGGACCCATTATCAAAtcaaatctgacctcctgcagaacacagggcCAAGATCTTCTCCAACTGATTGTTCAATGAATCTGTACATTTTGTTTGAGCaagagtgtatcttttagaaagatattccctcttgatttaaagactcaaaGTGAGGGCGTATTCACCACGTCTCTAGATACGTTATTCCAATAATGAATTAtggtcattgttaaaaatgtgccttatttaagaacataagaatggccataatgggtcaggcCAATGGCCATATAGCGCGGTATCCTGTCTAGAGCCAAATGCTTCAGGGAGAagggacagaacagggcaattattgagtgatccatcccttgtcatccagtcccagcttctgtccaTCAGAGGCttagccatcttggctaatagccattgatggacctttaaGATGGTGATGG encodes:
- the LOC117885381 gene encoding olfactory receptor 11A1-like: MANVERGNQSNVTEFILRGFRIFYPFQIGPFVLVLLMYLTTVAGNTLIIVTILADQGLHTPMYFLLGNLSFLDIWYTSNIVPKMLQGFLAEKGVAISFSGCVTQLYIFGSQAATESFLLTVMAYDRYLAICNPLRYMALMNARVCVELASCSWLGGFLFNPVIMAWIYRLHFCGPNEIDHFFCDFMPLVKLSCSDTHLITLAAFLLSATATLIPFLLTLISYAFIITAVVKNPSSTGRWKAFSTCTSHLTVVSTFYGALAIVYVVPTANSAVNLNKTFSLLYSLVTPLLNPLVYSLRNKDVNDALRTMATRLMDFLRK